The proteins below are encoded in one region of Phaseolus vulgaris cultivar G19833 chromosome 1, P. vulgaris v2.0, whole genome shotgun sequence:
- the LOC137814390 gene encoding protein SLOW GREEN 1, chloroplastic-like, with the protein MFSLISPTGALPMDSLPKLRHSNLTLSHHTSPLPTLLSSSLSFRSRPPPHFPSSSSFRLPSIRASSSLSSNDPAFHSSKNALSLSPLLQTLNSFLSPLAQTTCIVIAATAFFFMRFHHTPAIAATLSPPAADSETALTEEEAERVLEERLSANPADVDALRALMECKIKARKLDEAFAVLDRLIELQPEEYEWPLLKANMHIYNDEHAAARELFEEMLKKDPLRVEAFHGLVMATSQLNEPLRALLKRVQAATETCKKQKRDSDVRDFRLLIAQIKVMEGDFPEALKAYQDLVKEEPRDFRPYLCQGIIYTLLRKKDEADKQFDKFRRLVPKDHPYMEYFEDNMFATKFFSQKLEREGAGARD; encoded by the coding sequence ATGTTCAGTCTCATATCTCCAACTGGGGCTTTACCCATGGATTCTCTTCCAAAACTGCGCCACTCCAATCTCACTCTCAGCCACCACACTTCTCCATTACCCACGCTCTTATCCTCTTCCCTCTCTTTCCGCTCTCGACCACCACCACACTTTCCCTCTTCATCGTCGTTCAGGTTACCTTCCATCAGAGCCTCCTCTTCACTCTCCTCAAACGACCCTGCGTTTCACTCCTCCAAAAACGCCCTCTCTCTATCCCCACTTCTCCAAACCCTAAACTCCTTCCTCTCCCCCCTCGCCCAAACCACCTGCATCGTCATCGCCGCCACCGCCTTCTTCTTCATGCGATTCCACCACACGCCCGCCATCGCCGCCACCCTCTCCCCGCCCGCTGCCGACTCCGAGACTGCGCTCACCGAGGAGGAAGCCGAGAGAGTTCTGGAGGAGCGGCTCAGCGCCAACCCCGCCGACGTCGACGCTCTGCGCGCGCTCATGGAGTGCAAGATCAAAGCGCGCAAGCTTGACGAAGCGTTCGCCGTTCTGGACCGTCTCATCGAGCTCCAGCCGGAGGAGTACGAGTGGCCGCTGCTGAAGGCCAACATGCACATCTACAACGACGAACACGCCGCTGCGCGTGAACTGTTCGAGGAAATGTTGAAGAAGGACCCGCTCCGCGTGGAAGCGTTCCACGGCCTCGTCATGGCGACTTCGCAGTTGAATGAGCCGTTGAGAGCGTTGTTGAAGAGAGTACAGGCGGCGACTGAGACTTGCAAGAAGCAGAAGAGGGACTCGGATGTGAGGGACTTCAGGCTCTTGATTGCGCAGATTAAAGTGATGGAAGGGGATTTCCCTGAGGCGCTTAAGGCTTATCAGGATTTGGTGAAGGAAGAACCCAGAGATTTCAGGCCTTATTTGTGTCAGGGTATTATATATACCCTCTTAAGGAAGAAAGACGAAGCTGATAAGCAATTTGATAAGTTTCGCAGGCTTGTTCCTAAGGACCATCCTTACATGGAGTATTTTGAGGACAACATGTTCGCGACCAAATTCTTCTCGCAGAAACTGGAGAGGGAGGGAGCAGGTGCTAGGGACTGA